A window from Acidobacteriota bacterium encodes these proteins:
- a CDS encoding PSD1 domain-containing protein produces MNKRKLSLSVLLVVAVGLIGVNAWQPNAQARQTSTISFARDIQPIFAASCLDCHGEKKQAAGLRLDSKTIALAKVLKPGNAIESELYRRVAGLGDQARMPMGGKPLSPEQITLIKTWIEQGAIWDGATERRRDGGAEATKHWAFIAPVRPIIPKVINTAWIKNPIDTFVLARLEKEGLKPSPEADRVTLLRRLSLDLIGLPPTLEEVDAFLADKSPDAYEKQVDRLLSSPHYGERWGRHWLDAARYADSDGYEKDKQRFVWFYRDWVINALNRDLPYDQFIIQQIAGDLLPNPTQDQIVATGFLRNSMINEEGGIEPEQFRMEAMFDRMDAIGKSVLGLTIQCAQCHNHKFDPLKQEEYYRLFAFLNNSNEANIAVYTPEEQIKRAEIFRRTREIEAELQHKTPDWRERMAAWEKEATVNQPEWIIAHPEVDDISNGGQKYLPLKDGSFLAQGYAPTKHRVKMIWKTDVKNIAAFRLELLNDPNLPMGGPGRSTKGLGALTEFEVEAAPAGDPAKITKIKLVKATADFNQPERDLEPIFYDKTNRKRVTGPIEFAIDGKDETAWGFDAGPGQRNVPRKAVFVADQPINIEGTAIITFYLKQNHGGWNSDDNQNNNLGRMRLSVTTTKDAVADPLPVNVREILSIPPNQRSEHQTQAVFSYWRTTVADWKTDNDRIAEIWRQYPEGSSQLVYNERGDMRPTFTLKRGDFLKPDKEIQPGVPAFLHPLPAGAPANRLTFAKWLVDRQSPTTARAIVNRIWQSYFGTGIVATPEDFGKQSEAPSHPELLDWLAVELMEPSSQFAVRSSQKQTANWSLKHIHRLIVTSATYRQSSKVTPELEQRDPYNRLLARGARLRVEAEIVRDVALAASGLLNRKVGGASVFPPSPEFLYLPPASYGPKPWPESKGEDRYRRALYTFRYRSVPFPALQTFDAPTADISCVRRPRSNTPLQALTTLNETLFLESARALAAKTLKEGGATDQQRLRFAFRRVLSRQPSAVESAELLALKTRQQQRFTNGELNPWNLATNDPDKPSLLPKGATMDELAAWTVVSRVLLNLDEAITKE; encoded by the coding sequence ATGAATAAACGAAAGCTTTCACTGTCCGTTCTTCTCGTTGTTGCGGTTGGCTTAATTGGCGTGAACGCCTGGCAACCGAACGCCCAAGCCCGGCAAACATCCACTATCAGTTTTGCACGCGACATTCAACCGATCTTTGCGGCTTCTTGCTTGGATTGCCATGGCGAAAAAAAACAAGCTGCGGGTTTGCGTTTGGATTCCAAAACGATAGCGCTGGCCAAAGTCCTCAAGCCGGGAAATGCCATAGAAAGTGAGCTTTATCGCCGCGTCGCGGGATTAGGCGATCAGGCGCGCATGCCTATGGGTGGCAAACCGCTCTCCCCTGAACAAATCACATTGATCAAAACCTGGATTGAGCAGGGGGCGATTTGGGATGGAGCGACTGAGAGACGGAGAGATGGGGGGGCTGAAGCGACAAAGCACTGGGCTTTCATTGCTCCCGTCCGTCCCATAATTCCTAAAGTGATCAACACGGCTTGGATCAAAAATCCGATTGATACTTTCGTGTTGGCGCGATTGGAAAAAGAAGGCCTGAAGCCTTCGCCGGAAGCTGACCGCGTCACGTTACTGCGACGGCTGAGTCTGGATTTGATCGGTTTGCCGCCTACACTTGAAGAAGTGGACGCGTTTCTAGCCGACAAATCGCCGGATGCTTATGAAAAACAAGTTGACCGGCTGCTCAGCAGCCCGCATTACGGAGAGCGTTGGGGACGCCATTGGCTGGATGCGGCGCGATACGCCGATTCGGACGGGTACGAGAAAGACAAACAGCGCTTCGTTTGGTTTTACCGCGACTGGGTGATTAATGCGCTCAATCGCGATTTGCCTTATGACCAATTCATCATCCAGCAAATTGCCGGTGACCTGTTGCCCAATCCGACGCAGGATCAAATCGTTGCCACAGGCTTTTTGCGCAATTCGATGATCAACGAAGAAGGCGGCATCGAACCGGAACAGTTCCGCATGGAAGCGATGTTCGACCGCATGGATGCCATCGGCAAAAGCGTGCTGGGGCTGACCATTCAATGCGCGCAATGCCACAACCACAAATTCGATCCGCTGAAACAGGAAGAGTATTACCGCCTGTTCGCTTTTCTGAACAATTCCAACGAAGCGAACATCGCCGTGTACACGCCCGAAGAGCAAATAAAGCGCGCGGAAATTTTCCGTCGTACGCGCGAAATCGAAGCCGAACTGCAGCATAAAACTCCCGATTGGCGAGAGCGAATGGCGGCCTGGGAAAAAGAAGCCACGGTCAATCAACCCGAATGGATCATTGCTCACCCCGAAGTGGACGACATTTCCAACGGCGGGCAAAAGTATTTGCCGTTGAAAGACGGTTCGTTTCTCGCGCAAGGCTATGCGCCCACCAAACATCGCGTGAAGATGATTTGGAAAACGGACGTGAAAAACATCGCGGCGTTCCGCCTGGAATTGCTGAATGATCCGAATCTGCCAATGGGTGGCCCAGGACGCTCAACCAAAGGCTTGGGAGCGCTGACGGAATTTGAAGTCGAAGCCGCTCCGGCCGGCGATCCTGCCAAAATCACCAAGATCAAACTGGTCAAAGCCACGGCGGATTTCAATCAACCGGAACGCGACCTGGAACCGATCTTTTACGATAAAACCAATCGCAAACGCGTCACCGGCCCAATTGAATTCGCCATTGACGGCAAAGACGAAACCGCTTGGGGGTTTGATGCTGGCCCGGGTCAGCGCAACGTCCCGCGCAAAGCCGTGTTTGTCGCCGATCAACCGATCAACATTGAAGGCACAGCGATCATCACGTTTTACTTGAAACAAAATCACGGCGGTTGGAACAGCGACGACAATCAAAACAACAATCTTGGTCGAATGCGATTATCTGTAACAACGACCAAAGACGCCGTTGCCGATCCCCTGCCTGTGAACGTGCGTGAAATTCTTTCGATTCCGCCCAATCAACGGTCAGAACATCAAACGCAAGCTGTGTTCAGTTACTGGCGCACAACCGTCGCAGACTGGAAAACCGACAACGACCGCATCGCTGAAATTTGGCGGCAATATCCCGAAGGGTCTTCCCAACTGGTGTACAACGAACGCGGCGACATGCGACCGACCTTTACGCTCAAGCGCGGCGATTTCCTGAAACCCGACAAAGAAATCCAGCCCGGCGTCCCGGCGTTTCTGCACCCGTTGCCTGCTGGCGCCCCGGCCAACCGATTGACCTTTGCAAAATGGCTGGTGGATCGCCAATCGCCGACCACAGCGCGCGCCATTGTCAATCGCATCTGGCAGAGTTATTTCGGAACCGGCATCGTGGCGACGCCGGAAGATTTCGGCAAACAGTCCGAAGCGCCATCGCATCCGGAATTACTGGACTGGCTGGCGGTTGAGTTGATGGAACCGAGTTCACAGTTCGCGGTTCGCAGTTCGCAGAAACAAACGGCGAACTGGTCGCTAAAACATATCCATCGCCTGATTGTCACGTCGGCAACGTATCGCCAATCGTCGAAAGTTACGCCTGAATTGGAGCAACGCGATCCGTACAACCGATTGTTGGCGCGCGGCGCGCGTTTGCGCGTGGAAGCCGAAATCGTGCGCGACGTTGCGCTGGCCGCCAGCGGATTGCTGAACCGAAAAGTCGGCGGCGCAAGCGTCTTTCCACCTTCGCCGGAATTCCTGTATTTGCCACCGGCAAGTTACGGCCCCAAACCCTGGCCGGAAAGCAAAGGCGAAGACCGGTATCGCCGCGCGTTGTATACGTTCCGATACCGCTCGGTTCCCTTTCCGGCGCTGCAAACCTTTGACGCGCCGACGGCGGATATTTCCTGCGTTCGCCGCCCACGGTCGAATACGCCGCTGCAGGCTTTGACGACATTGAACGAAACTCTGTTTTTAGAATCAGCGCGCGCCCTAGCGGCGAAAACACTGAAAGAAGGCGGCGCAACAGACCAGCAACGATTGCGCTTCGCATTTCGCAGAGTCTTGTCGCGCCAGCCTTCGGCAGTGGAATCCGCCGAATTGTTGGCGCTGAAAACTCGACAGCAACAGCGATTTACAAACGGCGAATTGAATCCGTGGAATCTGGCGACGAACGATCCGGACAAACCATCTTTGCTACCCAAAGGCGCAACGATGGACGAATTGGCTGCCTGGACGGTCGTGTCGCGCGTGCTGTTGAACCTGGACGAAGCGATCACCAAGGAGTAA